In one Hymenobacter sp. DG25B genomic region, the following are encoded:
- a CDS encoding DUF7009 family protein: protein MKLRLEDNTLRLRLSPEEISDFSRLGRLQTVVPLGPLATDCLTYTLERDAATPGSTPGIRYEGATIRVLLPAALSDSWTSTEAVSLEGQVEVLANQVLRILVEKDLGCKH, encoded by the coding sequence ATGAAGCTTCGTCTCGAAGACAACACCCTCCGCCTGCGCCTCTCCCCGGAGGAAATCAGTGATTTCAGCCGCCTGGGGCGCCTGCAAACCGTAGTGCCGCTGGGCCCCCTGGCCACTGACTGCCTGACTTACACCCTGGAGCGCGACGCGGCCACCCCGGGCAGCACGCCGGGCATCCGCTACGAAGGCGCTACAATCCGGGTATTGCTGCCCGCGGCCCTCTCCGACAGCTGGACAAGCACGGAAGCAGTAAGTCTGGAAGGCCAGGTGGAAGTGCTTGCTAACCAAGTATTACGTATTTTAGTAGAGAAAGACCTGGGCTGCAAGCATTAG
- the fdhD gene encoding formate dehydrogenase accessory sulfurtransferase FdhD has product MSTSVFLPPTSYEYVTVHTVRGTSVTVAPDVLAAEEPLEIRIGYGPTANRQHRTVAVTMRTPGHDFELAAGFLLTEGIIRGREELYGVIYCPDVAKEEERENVVRAELAPAVAVDLPRMERHFYTSSSCGVCGKTSIDAVHAASCPVLPTDGPYVAAEVLHQLPERQRAAQALFEQTGGLHAAALFSPEGELLLLREDVGRHNALDKVIGAALLQGWLPLHRHVLLVSGRVSFELVQKAAVAGIAVLAAVGAPSSLAVQAAQNFGMTVCGFLRQERFNIYCGEWRIRV; this is encoded by the coding sequence ATGTAACGGTGCACACCGTGCGCGGCACCAGCGTAACGGTGGCGCCCGATGTGCTGGCTGCCGAAGAGCCCCTGGAAATACGGATAGGCTATGGCCCCACGGCTAACCGCCAGCACCGCACCGTGGCCGTTACCATGCGCACGCCCGGCCACGATTTTGAGCTGGCCGCCGGCTTTCTACTGACGGAAGGCATTATCCGCGGCCGCGAGGAGCTGTACGGGGTAATTTACTGCCCCGATGTAGCGAAGGAAGAAGAGCGCGAGAATGTAGTGCGGGCCGAACTGGCCCCCGCCGTGGCGGTAGACCTGCCGCGCATGGAGCGACACTTCTATACCAGCAGCAGCTGCGGCGTATGCGGCAAAACCAGTATTGATGCCGTACACGCGGCCTCCTGCCCGGTGTTGCCTACGGATGGTCCCTACGTAGCCGCCGAGGTGCTGCACCAGCTGCCGGAACGCCAGCGCGCCGCCCAGGCGCTGTTTGAGCAAACCGGCGGCCTGCACGCGGCGGCCCTGTTTTCGCCGGAAGGCGAGCTGCTTTTGCTGCGGGAAGATGTGGGCCGCCACAACGCCCTGGATAAAGTAATAGGGGCGGCGCTGCTGCAGGGCTGGCTGCCCCTGCACCGGCACGTGCTGCTGGTGAGTGGGCGCGTCAGCTTTGAGCTGGTGCAGAAGGCCGCCGTGGCCGGCATTGCCGTGCTGGCCGCCGTGGGTGCCCCCAGCTCCCTGGCGGTGCAGGCGGCCCAAAACTTTGGTATGACGGTGTGCGGCTTTCTGCGGCAGGAGCGCTTCAATATTTACTGCGGCGAGTGGCGAATCAGGGTTTAA